Proteins encoded by one window of Emticicia oligotrophica DSM 17448:
- a CDS encoding DUF2490 domain-containing protein, whose protein sequence is MKHLYLKLKIQTSKLSLLCLFVVFCSLSAFSQTYNHASVWSRLLVSKQFGKWTVSGDVAYRRQNDFRYSKYNFLAKPLLDAQRITVGYRTKSWLFNVAISRWHAYQILGKEADFVKLPTIEWRFTPGIEYFKNFNKSTFQWRTQYEYRSFVDRTAGRFRQRLQFRQPISKTNSLVFLQEALFGAPPNSTKKYEQNQLGVTFNHNFTKHLESELGYRYIFRRRRTSDEIDNENAVVVGLMYRL, encoded by the coding sequence GTGAAACATTTATATCTAAAACTAAAAATTCAAACTTCCAAGTTATCATTACTTTGTTTGTTTGTAGTCTTTTGTTCTTTATCGGCCTTTTCCCAAACGTATAATCATGCTTCTGTTTGGTCAAGATTGCTAGTGAGTAAGCAATTTGGTAAATGGACAGTATCGGGTGATGTTGCTTATCGTCGCCAAAATGATTTTCGTTATTCCAAATATAATTTTTTGGCGAAGCCCCTGTTAGATGCTCAGCGTATCACCGTTGGGTATCGTACAAAAAGTTGGTTATTTAATGTAGCTATTAGTCGTTGGCATGCTTATCAAATTTTGGGTAAAGAGGCAGATTTTGTAAAATTACCCACCATTGAGTGGCGATTCACTCCTGGAATAGAGTATTTTAAGAATTTTAATAAATCTACTTTTCAGTGGCGTACACAGTATGAATACCGCTCTTTTGTGGATAGAACTGCTGGGCGTTTCAGACAGCGATTACAGTTTCGACAACCTATTTCTAAAACAAATAGTTTAGTGTTTCTACAAGAAGCTTTATTCGGGGCACCGCCAAATTCTACTAAGAAATATGAACAAAATCAATTAGGAGTTACTTTCAACCATAATTTCACGAAGCACTTAGAGTCGGAGTTAGGTTATCGATATATATTCCGCCGCCGTCGTACATCTGATGAAATAGATAATGAAAATGCTGTCGTGGTAGGTCTCATGTATCGTTTGTAG
- the proB gene encoding glutamate 5-kinase has product MQKPILILKFGTASITQKNGEPDETIIADIARQVAILHADYQIVMVSSGAVGAGKHFIKNYSGEIAERKAAAAIGNPLLLNIYSKYFSQYGIQIAQSLCERQHFGNREQFLQLKETYQELWENDIIPIANENDVVSNRELKFSDNDELATLIATGFGAETLMICTSVGGLLDKDKNIIRKIENIDNQILGLVDNSKSALGSGGMASKLTFTKLATRMGIKVIIFGMKEQDGILKAIKGEAGSEFSAQEVNLSSRNKWLASGSVAVGTLQIDAGAAKAIQKRSSLLAVGIRKIKGEFEIGEVVEIVDNHGEMLAVARTKVSSVELAENLKTINYEVANANDIVLI; this is encoded by the coding sequence ATTCAAAAACCTATCCTCATACTAAAATTCGGAACGGCTTCGATTACTCAAAAAAACGGAGAACCTGACGAAACCATCATTGCTGATATTGCTCGCCAAGTGGCCATTCTTCACGCTGATTATCAGATAGTTATGGTATCTTCGGGTGCGGTGGGTGCTGGAAAGCATTTTATCAAAAATTATTCGGGCGAAATTGCCGAGCGTAAGGCCGCCGCTGCCATCGGAAACCCACTTTTGTTGAATATTTACTCGAAATACTTCTCACAATACGGCATTCAGATTGCCCAAAGCTTGTGCGAACGTCAACATTTTGGCAACCGTGAGCAGTTTTTGCAGTTGAAAGAAACTTACCAAGAATTGTGGGAAAACGATATTATTCCGATTGCCAACGAAAACGACGTAGTGAGTAACCGTGAGTTAAAATTTTCGGATAACGACGAATTGGCGACATTAATCGCCACAGGTTTCGGAGCAGAAACACTGATGATTTGTACTTCGGTTGGTGGACTTTTAGATAAAGACAAAAACATCATTCGTAAAATAGAAAATATTGATAATCAGATTCTTGGCTTGGTCGATAACTCAAAATCGGCACTTGGTTCGGGCGGAATGGCTTCTAAATTAACTTTTACGAAACTCGCCACTCGAATGGGAATCAAAGTGATTATTTTTGGGATGAAAGAGCAAGATGGTATCTTAAAAGCAATCAAAGGTGAGGCAGGAAGCGAGTTTTCGGCACAAGAAGTCAATCTTTCATCAAGAAATAAATGGTTGGCCAGCGGAAGCGTTGCGGTAGGCACATTACAAATTGATGCAGGTGCAGCCAAAGCCATTCAAAAGCGTAGTAGTTTATTAGCCGTTGGCATACGCAAAATCAAAGGAGAATTTGAGATTGGTGAAGTTGTAGAAATTGTCGATAATCACGGCGAAATGCTAGCCGTTGCCCGCACAAAGGTTTCTTCGGTTGAGTTGGCCGAAAACCTCAAAACCATCAATTATGAAGTAGCAAATGCCAACGATATTGTATTGATTTGA
- a CDS encoding transposase, with the protein MAVKVRQSQRATIYFITFTCHKWLPLFEETKLYDNIYCWFKILQEQGIKTVGYVLMPNHLHCMLYLPKEAPELYKIISNVKRFMAYEIVKRLEHAGNTTLLAKLEEGVKVKEGKKGKLHQVFKESYDAKECFNQNFIIQKLDYMHKNPVSGKWYLASDYLQYKHSSARFYDLNEINELVVLTHYQDV; encoded by the coding sequence ATGGCCGTAAAAGTAAGGCAGAGCCAACGAGCAACAATCTATTTTATAACATTTACTTGTCATAAGTGGTTGCCGCTTTTTGAAGAAACAAAACTATATGATAATATTTACTGTTGGTTCAAAATCTTACAAGAGCAAGGTATAAAAACAGTAGGCTATGTACTCATGCCCAATCATTTGCATTGTATGCTTTATTTACCCAAAGAAGCACCCGAACTTTATAAAATTATCAGTAATGTTAAGCGATTCATGGCGTATGAAATAGTCAAAAGATTAGAGCATGCAGGCAATACAACATTATTGGCAAAATTAGAAGAAGGTGTAAAAGTCAAAGAAGGGAAAAAGGGGAAGTTACATCAAGTATTTAAAGAAAGTTATGACGCAAAAGAGTGTTTTAATCAAAATTTTATCATTCAAAAATTAGATTATATGCACAAAAATCCAGTTAGTGGTAAATGGTATTTAGCAAGTGATTATTTACAATATAAACATTCATCAGCAAGATTTTATGATTTGAATGAAATAAATGAACTTGTAGTTTTAACCCATTATCAAGATGTCTAA
- a CDS encoding GlcG/HbpS family heme-binding protein, whose amino-acid sequence MTPQKRQQMIHQILENLSAQVPTYKSSQADWEICEGNVAVCIIDHEGNIYGKIWGDDKLKGRRYYDVAYRKASQVWITGYKTGEFERLIFTDKLNYRDFGIPLPELMGWEGGQPIQLDDETIISCGFSGFKGATDLAIVKKAAEAALQQV is encoded by the coding sequence ATGACACCTCAAAAACGCCAACAGATGATTCATCAAATACTTGAAAATCTTTCTGCTCAAGTACCTACATACAAAAGTAGCCAAGCTGATTGGGAAATTTGTGAAGGAAATGTAGCAGTTTGTATTATTGACCATGAAGGGAATATTTATGGAAAAATTTGGGGCGATGATAAATTAAAAGGCCGACGATACTACGATGTTGCTTATAGAAAAGCCTCGCAAGTTTGGATAACAGGCTACAAAACAGGTGAATTTGAACGTTTGATTTTCACCGATAAACTTAATTATCGAGATTTTGGCATTCCACTACCCGAGCTCATGGGTTGGGAAGGTGGCCAACCAATTCAATTAGATGATGAAACTATTATCTCATGTGGTTTTAGTGGCTTTAAAGGGGCAACCGACTTAGCAATTGTAAAAAAAGCCGCAGAAGCGGCTTTGCAACAAGTCTAA
- a CDS encoding toxin-antitoxin system TumE family protein has product MRERTFPHHKHAGNEDKIEESEEMTLEKVLNFISDSF; this is encoded by the coding sequence CTGAGGGAACGAACGTTCCCACACCATAAACACGCAGGGAATGAAGATAAAATCGAAGAATCAGAAGAAATGACTTTAGAGAAAGTACTGAATTTTATTAGTGACTCTTTCTAA
- the typA gene encoding translational GTPase TypA, producing MNNIRNIAIIAHVDHGKTTLVDKIIHASKIFRENQEFGDLILDNNDLERERGITIVSKNVSVRYNGVKINIIDTPGHSDFGGEVERVLKLADGVILLVDAFEGPMPQTRFVLGKALQLGLKPIVVVNKVDKENCRPDEVHEQVFDLMFNLEATEDQLDFPCLYGSSKQGWMSTDYKKPTTDIIPLLDAIIEHIPASPVVEGSAQLQITSLDYSSFVGRIAIGRVARGVLKEGMQVALCKADGSIKRNKIKELQVFEGLGKVKVTEVASGEICAITGIEDFEIGDTIADMENPEALPRIAIDEPTMNMLFTINNSPFFGKEGKFVTSRHLRDRLMKETEKNLALRVQSGDTEDKFLVFGRGILHLSVLIETMRREGYELQVGQPQVLYKEGENGERLEPIETLVVDVPEETAGKVIELATQRKGELLIMEPKGDLQHLEFNIPSRGLIGLRSSVLTATFGEAIMNHRFKSYEPFKGAIPGRVNGSLIASGNGPATPYSIDKLQDRGAFFIDPGEEVYMGMVIGEHNRQNDIVVNVQTAKQLTNMRASGSDTNVKIAPKINFSLEDAMEYIQKDEYLEITPKSIRMRKIYLDENERKRAESKGTFAMA from the coding sequence ATGAATAACATCAGAAACATCGCCATCATTGCTCACGTTGACCACGGTAAAACTACATTGGTTGATAAAATCATTCACGCTTCAAAAATTTTCAGAGAAAACCAAGAATTCGGTGATTTGATTCTTGACAATAATGACCTTGAGCGTGAGCGTGGTATCACTATCGTTTCTAAAAACGTATCGGTGAGATACAATGGCGTAAAAATTAACATCATTGACACCCCAGGTCACTCTGACTTCGGTGGTGAAGTGGAACGTGTATTGAAATTAGCCGATGGCGTAATTTTATTAGTTGATGCCTTTGAAGGACCAATGCCACAAACTCGTTTTGTATTAGGTAAAGCTCTTCAGTTAGGGTTGAAACCAATCGTTGTTGTAAATAAAGTTGATAAAGAAAACTGTCGCCCAGACGAAGTTCACGAGCAAGTTTTCGATTTGATGTTTAACCTCGAAGCGACCGAAGACCAACTTGACTTCCCTTGCTTATATGGTTCATCAAAACAAGGTTGGATGAGTACTGACTACAAAAAACCAACAACTGATATCATTCCATTGTTAGATGCTATCATTGAGCACATTCCAGCATCTCCAGTAGTAGAAGGTTCGGCTCAATTACAAATTACTTCACTTGATTATTCTTCGTTTGTGGGTCGTATTGCCATTGGTCGTGTAGCAAGAGGTGTTTTGAAAGAGGGTATGCAAGTAGCTCTTTGCAAAGCTGATGGCTCAATCAAAAGAAACAAAATCAAAGAATTACAAGTATTTGAAGGTCTTGGAAAAGTAAAAGTTACAGAAGTAGCTTCAGGCGAAATTTGTGCGATTACAGGTATCGAAGATTTCGAAATCGGTGATACAATCGCTGATATGGAAAATCCAGAGGCATTGCCACGTATTGCAATCGACGAGCCGACAATGAACATGTTGTTTACGATTAACAACTCTCCTTTCTTCGGAAAAGAAGGTAAATTCGTAACATCACGCCACCTCCGCGACCGTTTGATGAAAGAAACTGAGAAAAACCTTGCTTTGAGAGTTCAATCGGGCGATACTGAAGATAAATTCTTAGTATTTGGTCGTGGTATTCTTCACTTATCAGTTCTTATCGAAACCATGCGTCGTGAAGGATATGAGCTTCAAGTTGGTCAACCACAAGTATTATACAAAGAAGGCGAAAACGGTGAGCGTTTAGAGCCAATCGAAACTTTGGTTGTTGACGTTCCAGAAGAAACCGCTGGTAAAGTTATCGAATTAGCTACTCAACGTAAAGGTGAATTGTTGATTATGGAGCCAAAAGGCGACTTACAACACCTTGAGTTCAATATTCCATCACGTGGTTTGATTGGTTTGCGTTCGAGTGTATTGACAGCTACTTTCGGAGAAGCCATCATGAACCACCGTTTCAAATCGTATGAGCCATTCAAAGGAGCAATTCCTGGTCGTGTAAATGGTTCATTGATTGCTAGCGGTAACGGTCCAGCAACTCCTTATTCAATTGATAAATTACAAGATAGAGGAGCGTTCTTTATCGATCCAGGTGAAGAGGTTTACATGGGTATGGTAATTGGTGAGCATAACCGTCAGAACGACATCGTTGTGAACGTACAAACTGCGAAACAATTAACCAACATGCGTGCATCTGGTTCAGATACTAACGTAAAGATTGCTCCAAAAATTAACTTCTCGTTGGAAGATGCCATGGAGTATATCCAAAAAGATGAATACTTAGAAATCACGCCAAAATCGATTCGTATGCGTAAGATTTATCTTGACGAAAACGAGCGTAAACGTGCAGAAAGTAAAGGTACTTTCGCAATGGCGTAA